In the Malus domestica chromosome 16, GDT2T_hap1 genome, one interval contains:
- the LOC103432201 gene encoding S-protein homolog 6-like translates to MADYRVTVFNDLARNTNLNVHCQAAGIDPSTHSIPFLNDFSWTVNINTTAVLSCDMSWGIVKGHFDIFNAKRDATRCARNWCAWRVKQDGLYLFIEVHKRTDLHLPDMPLVYASDAFFKLTGNMYNVSYLPGSL, encoded by the exons ATGGCTGATTATCGGGTAACCGTTTTTAATGACTTGGCTCGAAACACCAACCTGAATGTTCATTGTCAAGCTGCAGGCATAGATCCGAGCACTCATTCGATCCCATTTTTGAATGACTTCAGCTGGACCGTCAACATTAACACTACTGCTGTTTTATCTTGTGATATGAGTTGGGGTATCGTAAAGGGGCATTTCGACATCTTCAATGCTAAAAGAGATGCCACTAGATGTGCTAGAAACTGGTGCGCTTGGCGTGTGAAACAGGATGGCTTGTATCTATTCATCGAGGTGCATAAGAG AACTGATCTGCACTTACCAGACATGCCTTTAGTTTATGCAAGTGATGCCTTCTTCAAATTGACAGGTAACATGTACAATGTTAGCTATTTGCCAGGATCTCTCTAA